A stretch of DNA from Arachis hypogaea cultivar Tifrunner chromosome 19, arahy.Tifrunner.gnm2.J5K5, whole genome shotgun sequence:
aagaaaaaaataatatatatacaataaaataaaaattatatcttttgtctctaatgtatcaaaattttttaaaattataaaaaaataattttatttaaaataaaataatgtgattaagtgtaatttacttaaatgtaattaaaaaataattgaatactatgtacagtaaaaaattgatattattgaaagacaaaattgaattaaaaattatttttatgtatcatttttgtctccaacgttttcgtcatatttaagtccctaacgtttcaaaattgtttcaattttgtcccgcagtcaattctgttaacggatctctaacggcaggacaacattgaatcaattttgaaacattagggacttaaataggtcgattaaaacgttagggacaacttgagacttaccccaaacgttggggacaaaaataatactttattcttAAATCATATTGTAATTATAAATGTGAATATAATTTGATTGTATTacgaaatttaattataattatgactattattaattttgtaacacttaaaataCACTCAAATTATTTTATTGGTGACAAAAATGTCTCTAAATTTTGTTAAcaacaaaaatatctttaaattatttaaaaatataataaaaatacacgTTCGTAAATCAAAACGTTTTTACGTAACAAAAAAAGTGacgtgacaaacaaaactttctACATTATAAAAGAGCCTCAAACATAAGTACCATTAACAAAACAAGTCTTTTTATCATAGTATTTTgacacatttttaaattatttgaatacaTTTTTATCGATAATAAAAATCGGAACATTTTTGTACAAGTGCCAAAATAATTGGATGCATTTTTTGTATACCCTTTTATTTATTCGATACAGCCAATTAGTTTCtggtgtttcatgaagcatgagaGTTGAAAATAAAAGGATCATCTCGATAGCAACTGTGATTGAAATTAAGCTTTGAAATGAGGTATGCAGAAATTAAAAGTATGCGAGACAAATCTGTAAATATTAAGGGTCAACTTTAGTAACGTGACATCGAAACGAAGTTCTATAAGACGAGAATCAGGAACGAATTACACAAAGTGGGGcaatctatatatattataaaagggTCATTCAATCACTCCACTTACCATAGGATTAGGATCCACGGTAAAAACAAAATAGCTATAGCCTATAATTACTAGTGATGAGTTTCATAATGTAAATTACAAAAAGTTTGCTCGACATAGGTCAAGTGATACCATATGCAGTAACAGCAAAACTACGCCATGATCAACATTGTGCATTGACAAGGGGGTAACCGAGATCTATTGCCAATTGGAACAAATTTTCATTCAAATTTCTTAATCAACGATAGGTCATTTAACATTTTCTCAATGGCTTCATCATCCTGCGCCCTTCCTCTAGTCTGCAACATTAACGTAACAATTGCTTTTAGGTTGATGAAACATGCTTAGCATCTTCATGAAACACAATTAAGCAAGCTTATAATTTTTCAATCAACTATTTGGCCTATTTTTATCTTCAACAAATGCATAAAAACCTTATATCAACACACATTTGAGAGGAGAAAAATCAATAACCACGGATTATTAATTCTGCATAACAGGAAATAGATGTAAGCCATGTCCAATGGGACAAATATTTGATGCTTGTAATTCCTTAGCAACTAAGACGGAACAATTTATCCGATGGACTGTGTTTAGAGGGATGACTATGAAAGGAGGAAGAGAAAAGGTAGGATATTTCCGATTACCCAAAGGAGTTTCGGTACTTTTGTAAACCGAACTAAGCCATAATAGTATGCCTATTGGTATTCTAACTTTTCTTATCAAAATAGAATTTTAAAGTTAAGATATCGATAGAAgaagatatatttataatatgattATAGATGGAACAAATGACTACTACCTTTATAGATGGAACCATAGCAATAGCTTCCTCCACAGTTTCTGGGCAGAGATTACCAAGGACACACAGCTACAACAAATTCAAGTAAACACAGATTTCATATATCATGAGGTGCAAAATGTGAAACTTGGTTCCTAAACAGACTTCATTAAGGGAACAGAGATATTACCTCAAATTCAGCCAATTGATATCGTGCAAGAATTCTGTACGTAGTTAAGATCACAAATTCACAATACCACaatccacacacacacacacaccaaaCACGTCACAAATTCACAATCCTCATGCAATGCTTTTAAAGTTTCAAGCTTAGTTCTCAACTCCACAAAATGGATTATACACTAAACTCTTCTGTAAGGTGTACTGACTAAAATACAGTAGTCCTTAATTTATCAAACAATGAACACAATTCCtcttacaaaaattataataaaataatttttgtttttagaaaGACTAAagctgaaaagaaataaaatgataCTACTCTaaggaaaattcaaaatcaaGAAAGATAATAAAAAAGTTCAGTCAATATATgaattatgaaacaaaattagGTCAATCATCATTAACAAACACAAGATGAACAACATAATGTGATTGAATGTATATATTAAGGAAGAAACAGCACGCAGGCTTTTCAACTCAGTTTTGAAGGATACTCTCGGACTTGTCTAACAGCATCAGGATTTTTGTAGCGGCTAAAGCGCTTCACATACTGCAATGATTTTTCAAATACCCTGAAAAtgtcaaaaaagaaaattaataccATATGATGCCAAATATCTTAAAACAACTTTGTTccttttctatttcaattttgtcAAGTCTATACTGGCAAGATATCAATTTTGTACAGGGAAATTATTGAAAAAGGAAGAGTCAAAATAAAGTGCTTTGTAATGGTATGGAGCAATTAAGTGCTCTAATTCCAATAGTTAAATTGGTGATTAATAAAAATCATAGGCCATCTGCTATTTTGTTTTCGCAACAAATCACGAGGTAGTGTTGTTTTTCTTTACAAATAAAAACTTGAGCGTCTAACATCCAGTCTATTCATAGCGGAGTTCCAACAGTAAATGCCGTGACAGTTCCAAGACCCTAAAAGGGAACTACATAACCAATCTTTATGCTGAACCCATCCATCAGCAAGATAAAGGATTTCACTCACTGAGAAACTTGATTCATGGGATCATCAGAAGTCTGTTGAAGCTGCTCGTACTTATGCTCAAGAATCAACGAAACttcacaattcatcaaacacttcgCCTTCAAAAAATctggaggaaaaaaaaaaacctattttATCAGAATGAAATTTATGCTATGATACATACCATATATATCAACCAAAAATGTTCATGCAATAACACATAAAAGCATTAGAAGAACCAATCAAATTTCCGCAAGTAGTTATCACCATTAACAATTTGTTAAAATAACTAATAACTATCTCATCCTCTTTTGATAGTTTGCCTTGATACCAAAACTGTATTATTTTCATCTTTATTGCTTTGACTTGTTCCAAGTCTTTGGTCAACCTTTCCTACACCGTATAAGCCTGCACGTACTCTTTCCCATCTTTGAAACCTACAGATCATGCATCACATGTTCTAACTCCTGTCTTGGTTACCACTTACTATCCTTTTTTGTATCTTGTTGAGTAATTCATAATTTCCTATTTACATCATTTTCACACAAGAATCGCACAGCATTCTTCTAATCTTAACCGTATCTTACTTGTCTCCTCTAGCTCAAGTTCAAATCACatctcattaaaaaatatataataagaaaataagaaaggacaCGATTACCATCTCCAATTTTCAGTTCGGCAGcattttcttcctcttccccAGACATGTTTCAGGCAAAAAACTGATTCCCTGCTCAAGTGAGAATACAAACAAGTTTAAGCAATTAAATCATAGAGTATGTAATCAGttccaaaaattcaagaaataaataaacaaacgcAATGCCGTGTTCAAAACCCACCACGCCATAACCAGTACAACAATAATAACTTCTTAAACTCAAACCTAATACAAAGTGCAGGTGATTAAAAACTTCTAATCTATGGTATTCCAGAGATGGATATGCAATATATTGGCGTTAAATTGAAAAAACGGTGATTGAATTGTAAACAAATGGCTTTAAATATTGGAGTCGAAGTAGAAAAAGATAGGGGATCCAAGGAAGAAGCGAACCCTGAAGGAGCAAGTTGAGAGAGCGCAAGAGGATGCCCTAGCGGCACGAGAGAGAACACACCGGCGCCGGGGAGGTCAGAGCGGCGGCGAAAGAAGGGTGTTGGCGGCGAAACTGGAGAGAGGCCtcggtgtgtgtgtgtgtgagagagagagagaggattaaataaggattggggggggggggggaacgtCGGTGTTCTTGAAGcaattttctttatcaatttgaTTTGAGGGGTCAGATATCGTGCTAATTTAGATTGacttttttaatagaaaagatattttttattaaaatatttatatttaatttaaaatttatttgagacattttaaaaaaaatatttttattaaaaatcaatttaaaataatctATTATCTTGTCATCGATAGAATTTTTTGGTATCgatttaatatttatctctttattaattatttgtttattaattttatttaattttttaaaataataaattgatcCAATTTGAATAAAATGACctcatatttaattttaatatttatattgaaatttaacattttattagtttaaatcaaatactgttttagaattttaaatataaaataatgttaactaattaaatattaaaaaaattattaattttaaattttaatcaaattatattaaactatttttattaaaatactttcTAATAATCGTTAAAATCTAATTACTAAAAACTAATATAAATGGATAATAACAAATGtttaaaaaaacataacaaaatagtGAAAATACTACACATGGACATGGGTGTttctcaccaaaaaaaaaaaaacgatatttagtatgttttattgattttagaaaataaatatttgttttaatttattttttattttttttacttaaattgaGAAAGTAATTGATCCCTCGTATTATTAAAAACTATAGATTCGACtatccaaaaaaattttgtaaaaattacttctctttacttttaattattttttatttgtattctaactcttattttttaagaaaagtttatttgttttattttatttcgtaCAAATAACGagttgcatataaaaaaaattattaatttttttaaaattacttctAAAATTAAAAGAGTTTATCCTGCactgaaattctttatttttttttttaaggaagagAGCATTAACTCGTTCTATTTGTTGTgtcagaaaattaaattaatattctattttaaaactcatttttcattaaaaatattcCCAAACACCTTGTTAAAAAGAATAATAACTTCTCGACGTTCAGCCATACAGTGGGTAGTATTCGACTTACCTTTCTCTCAAGTCTTTTAAACACTTTTTAAGAGAGGGGATGAGATATCCAAACTGGTTAAAACTATACAAGCCTATTACCTTTAACCTTTTTTAGACTCTCACAGTGAAGTAACAGaatataataattagaaaaactaTCTTTGAATATGTTTAAACCATGTGAATTGAAAGCTCATAACACTCGAGTGTAAAAGATCGCACTTCCACATCATCTCTGTCTTTTGGTATAAGAAATTCCCTTCTTTTATTTCTAGTGAGAGTAGAatttgttggaataaattaatttcaataatctaaattatccatattgaatcaccaaaaaatatatcataatgtgAAAACGTACCtttatttataaaagtaaaaaattattggAAAAGTTTGGATTTCGTGGTTCTTTTGATCTTTCTCAACTAAAGTCTTCCGTATCCTAGGCGGCTGAATTGtgactcttttgatggggaaagagtaaCAAAGACGACTTTGGTATATTGGGACCGAAATCCTGTAggcctatttatatttgagtacgacacccattaaacccttgagcccaaataaaatagtatctaaagcccaaaagataatatatctaaaatccaaaaagataactatctaaggaacaaaagataatatctggttttattctcatttaattctaaatcaaaagtaataataacttattcaatgagcatttataacaataaatgaaatcataattatataagtcatttaatttgaaatagcataatttgtgattacaattaatatatatatattgtccacaaacaaattaaaaaattaaaataatttcctaaccaatagccatccaaaaattaAGGTAAACATTGGAAAAATTACCTAAGAATTTTCAAGCCTATTCTCTTCTACTAGGGACCAGGCTAGCATAAACCATCACACAAACCCAACAAAAATTACCATGTGAGAACTCAACACAAATAACCTGAGAACAAGAATCAATAATAGTATATGAGATTTTCTACCAAAGAGATAACATCCAAATACTACTAGTGTGCTCTTGTACTTTTTCAATatgaacagaaaaatattttagtcTGTACCAGAATAATTGCAACTTTTGGAAAGAACAATGAGTttctaaaacaataaaaatagagGATTTAAAATTTGTTACCAATTATTTTAGATAAGCATGAGCCAATTAGCTACGATCTCCTCTTGTAATATTCTaatttttagcacctcatgatcgtactaagaGTTCGAGCGTTACTCAAGtctaaatctttttattttatattatctttatttaaaatcAAGCCCTTACGAATAcgaatcaaaattttaaataaaaaatctaaaggaGACTTTATTTTATAACTCTTAAccacaaaaatatatattcacatagttTTATATACATAAACTTATTCAAAAACTCTTAATTACAAGTCCTGCCCCTCTAAAAGTCAAAACAATAAACAGTGAGGGAGAATAAATTCTAGGACTAAACTAAATACAGGGAATACAAATACATATATTTACAAAACTTTGTAGATCGGTCGCGGCTCTTCGCCAAGGATTCCCGGACCTATTGCTAAAAACAGAAGATCTGTAGAgagtgagaacgtcgtcctcgcaTGTTCTCAGTAGGGAAAGTGAATGgcataaaaatatagaataaaatacaaatagtAACTCATGTCTCTAAGAAAATAGTTTTCTTTATTAACTCCTTAAAATTCCTCATAAGCCTTAATTAAAGCCGTTTGAAGTCACGTTCTTTAAATCACTTTACTAATGTTTGCAGCATAACAAAATAACTAATTAAACATATAAGCAAGTCACCAAGGCAAACAACACAAGTAAATAACACAATCACAGAGAAAATATAACAAGTAAAATACAATCAAATACAAATGcgcaaacaatatgatgcatgtctatcctaaACAGgacatgagctcatgcgtcgatTGTCTACCCGCAACCTGACGTTACTCGGAGCGAActctaaatatgatttttttactgTGTCAGTTaggcacaattatcatcatgggTATGTCAGTTAGGATATCTTGGCATCACGGTAGAAACAACctatcagttaggcgaacattcccACATTAGCAATTTCGGGCTATGAGTCAGGCGAGCCTTTTCgcattagcaatttggcacaaggcccattcacattccatatgctaTCAGTTAGAcggacattcccgcattagcaatcttaggctatcagtcaagcgggcactttcgcattagcaCTTTGGCACAAAACCCATTCGACATAAAATTTTCATGATTTATTATCTGTTTCAGTTATCACTTTTATACATGGCTTCTCATTGTCTTTTTCCTTATTAGGCCTCCACATCACCAATTACATACACGTACCTCTGCATCACCGCATTATTAGACATACCTCCTCATCACCACTTATCTacacatacctccgcatcaccaattAACTTTAAACCTTTCTTGGTTGTTATAGTACTACTGATTTTAGAAACCAGGACTTGGTGTTGAGTTAACTTGGCCACAATTAAATCTTGCACCATTTCCCTTAAAATTCTGTTATGGTTTTCTAAGAAAATGTAAGAAAATAGCAGGGAGCAGTGAGTTTGATAAAtccattaaaaatccaattttcaccCATTGCCTTTCAAAATTTATGATCTCAAACAAGACTCTACTAGCTTTCTGACAAATCAAATTTCAGATTATTACAATGTCATATAAAAAAGTTATGAGGTTAGAAACACAACCCTGCCTTTTAGAATTCTGTTTTCAAAGTCCAGTGAGCTACCCACACTCTTCGCAACATATCTAATTGGTTAAAAAGAGTTTTGATACGAAATTTAAACTAAAGATTGTGGACACACAAAGCTTAAAATGACAATTGGTTTCAGCTCAAATACTCACCAGAATTAAAAATTAAGTGGGTTGGAAGTTGGTACTTCTGCaataaagaaacaaaattttctacaaaaatcatcaatttttaaaaattcatttctcTCAAACCACTCatcaataattttcgaaatttttgtgAGACGTTCAAAACACATTAAACTATTAAAGTTTTATCAGAAAAtagttttattcaaaattatgacTTGGACTGCTCCAGAAAATCGATTCTTTCTACTGTCAATTATGCAAAAATTCTGCCTTAAGCATTTTCAACAACTTCACATACCAAAATCCATTTTTAAACTTATAACCCTTCCCAAAATCA
This window harbors:
- the LOC112776666 gene encoding DNA-directed RNA polymerase II subunit 4 codes for the protein MSGEEEENAAELKIGDDFLKAKCLMNCEVSLILEHKYEQLQQTSDDPMNQVSQVFEKSLQYVKRFSRYKNPDAVRQVREILARYQLAEFELCVLGNLCPETVEEAIAMVPSIKTRGRAQDDEAIEKMLNDLSLIKKFE